A stretch of DNA from Perognathus longimembris pacificus isolate PPM17 chromosome 14, ASM2315922v1, whole genome shotgun sequence:
CGGCAGACGGCCTTCCCAAGGCTGCCTGTGCCTTTCTATCCATTAACGAAAACATGTGCCAAATAGGCCCTAATTCTCTCTAATTGCCCGCTCCCGAAGCAGAGAGGTGAAATTCCAGGAAGAGGCACATGTAAACATCCTCTAACCGGACCGGCTAAAATTAGAGGGGGCCGACGGGGGCTGGTGCGGGGAGGGGACAGGGTTTCAAAAGATGTCCCAATTACTGCTCCCATTTTCCTAAATGGGCCCATAATGTCCAGGGACCGGGCCTCTCAAAGGTACAGGAAATTAGCTCTGTAAAGAGCTTACGTGTGTAAGGGAAAGTCGGAAGAACGTGGTATTTGTCCGACAGGTAGAGCTAGGAGGGCTGAGGCTGTAGTTCTTGAAGTCAACATCTTAGTCAGAAGCACATTTGGACGTTTTTCTCTGTAAAGCATCCATAATATATTTGTACCAGAGACAACACTGGGTCAATCAGGTCTTGTTTACCTCCAGAGGAGAGTTAACTTTAAGACAAATCTCAAGTTGGAATGTTCTAGTTAAAGTCACGGTGGCCGGGTGGGGGGGCAGTGTCTGGGGTGAGGGTCTGACTGGGGGTGTCTGGGGTGAGGGTCTGGCTGGGGGGGTGTCTGGGGTAGGGTCTGGCTGGGGGGGTGTCTGGGGTGAGGGTCTGGCTGGGGCTCTCTGGGGTGAGGGTCTGGCTGGGGCTCTCTGGGGTGAGGGTCTGACTGGGGCTCTCTGGGGTAGGGTCTGGCTGGGGCTCTCTGGGGTAGGGTCTGGCTGGGGGTGTCTGGGGTAGGGTCTGGCTGGGGGGGTGTCTGGGGTGAGGGTCTGGCTGGGGCTCTCTGGGGTGAGGGTCTGGCTGGGGCTCTCTGGGGTGAGGGTCTGACTGGGGCTCTCTGGGGTAGGGTCTGGCTGGGGCTCTCTGGGGTAGGGTCTGGCTGGGGGTGTCTGCGGTAGGGTCTGGCTGGGGGGGTGTCTGGGGTGAGGGTCTGGCTGGGGGTGTCTGGGGTGAGGGTCTGGCTGGGGGGCTCTGGGGTGAGGGTCTGGCTGGGGGGTGTCTGGGGTGAGAGTCTGGCTGGGGCTCTCTGGGGTGAGGGTCTGGCTGGGGCTCTCTAGGGTGAGGGTCTGGCTGGGGGGCTCTGGGGTAGGGTCTGGCTGGGGGTGTCTGGGGTGAGAGTCTGGCTGGGGCTCTCTGGGGTGAGGGTCTGGCTGGGGCTCTCTAGGGTGAGGGTCTGGCTGGGGCTCTCTGGGGTGAGGGTCTGGCTGGGGGGTGTCTGGGGTGAGGGTCTGGCTGGGGGGTGTCTGGGGTGAGGGTCTGGCTGGGGCTCTCTAGGGTGAGGGTCTGGCTGGGGGGCTCTGGGGTAGGGTCTGGCTGGGGCTCTCTGGGGTGAGGGTCTGGCTGTCCGTGCTCTCAGCGTGGGCTGTGAGCCGCCCTCACGTGCTCTTTGAGTGAAGGTTGGCCACACTCGTTCCTCCGGTGATGAGGGTGCCTGGCGTTTTCCTTTGGGCTCTGGACAGTGTTCCTCCGATGTGgggtgtgctggggctgggggtcCTGTAGTGTTCCCCACACTTATGAAGAGCCCAGCTCCGCGCATGGCGTCGCTTGTACATCCCCGTGGGCCCGGGGCTGGCACACGGAGCATTTAGGCCAAGGCAGGGCAGCCCGGGGGCTGCGTGCAGAGTTAATTAAGGACAGTTGGGCGCGTTGAGGGTCCGGGAGGCCCTGCGGCACAGGCAAGAgaaaacccagatgccccgcgCGGCTTCTGATTTCCCTGCTCCTATTAACAACAAAATAGACCCACACGGAAGCAGCGGACCAAAAGACCCGGCTCGTGTTCCCGTGGGGAATGACGGGGCCTTTGGTCTTGCTGTGTGTTCTTACTGTCACCTCAGCACCGTGGCTGTGCTGAGCGGCCCCCAGCACTGTGTAGGACGTGGTAGGTGGTCCTGGGGCTACAGATAGCCAGACGGTGCCCCAGGGTCACCCACGAACTTACTGTCAAGTTTTCAAATAAGGTAGTTATGGAAAACGTATGTTGGGGGAGCGCAAGGCCGAGGAAGGGGTGCGTGGGTGGGCTGTGAGCTAGGTGCAGGCACCCTCCCTGGTGGGCCTTGGGGTGACTCAGCCAGAGGCCTGCCTGGGAATGGAGGGGGAAAGGTAGCAGGGTGCCCCAAGCCTAGAGTCTGGGCAAGGGGCGCAGGGCGGGGAGCTAGGgagctcttctttctcctttggggCCCCTAGAGGGCCCGTGGGGCAGGCGTCCAACGATGCGAGGTCTCCCCGGATGTGGGTGGGTCTCACACCTCAGAGCCCTGGCCTCACCCATGGGTCTCCCAAGCCTTTCTGCCGGCAGGCAGCCTCCTGGGCTCCCCACAGGTCCTCCGGGAGCCCCTCCTCTGCCTTTTCTGCAGTCTCCCGAGGGCTTtacccggcccccggcccctggGTTCTTGGTCCTCTCCTCAGCCCTGGTCCTGGCTTCCAGCGTTCAGCCTCTGCTCACCCTCTTTTTCTGCTTAGTAGTTCACCTTTAGCAGACCCCAATGACacacttttaatttaatttattttttgccagtcctggggcttggactcagggcccgagcactgtccctggctccttcttgctcaaggctagcactctacctcttgagccacagagccacttctggccgtttctgtatatgtggtactgaagaatcgaacccagagcttcatgtatttaaatgataacatttaaacaatttttttgaatGGATAGgcgattgttatttttttttttctaagccatTTTCAGTGTAGAGAAAAAGCCACAGATTTCCCAAACACCCCCCTCCCAGTCTGCTGTCCTCTTACTCGTGTCTTGGATCTGTAGGTGTGTTTGTTAGCAGCGAGGAGACCGTATTCTTAGGTCAGGTCTGTAGTTTACATCGTTAGGCCTTGTTCTTTGTGCGGTGTATTCTTGGGTTTTGACAAATGTCTAATGGCATATGTTTGCCTTCACATCAAGGGCAATAGTTGATGTGATGTAATACTTGGTTGAGGAATTTCACGGTGTCTGTTagactgtgtgtgcgtgtgtgtatgtgcacatgcgtgtgctcatactagggcttcaactcagggcctggacattgtcccttagcttttttttttttttgctcaaggttagcgctctaccacttgagccataggtctacttctggcgttttgctaGTCACTCGGAGGTCACAGTCCTGTAGcctttccttcctgcccaggctagctttgaaccacaatcctcagatctcaacttcttgagtgaCTGGTATCACAGAGGTTAGAACTTCTCCATGAGGACTGGGGTCAGCATGTCTGTCCAGGCACTGCCAAGATGACCACGCGTCCCGGCTGGTGCGTGGTCGGCGCAGGAAACTCCacaaccccagccccagcacaaccCACACCCCGGCCCTTCTGGGTCCTCGCTTGTGTCGGGGCACAGAGCAGCcctctgctcccccacccccccacgagGCCCCCACCCCAGGTCTCTTGGGGTCTAGTCTAGTCTGTACCTGTCACCCCCTTCCCTGCCATCCTAGGggcagctggggggaggggggaagtgggcAGGCAGGTGAGGATGTTGGATCAGGAAATGCTTGGTTTCCTGGACTCAATACTTGTGGGAAGTTAGGGAGCTCCTTCCTGCTCCCAGTAGAACTGCCCTTCCCGTCACCGGCTTCCTCCTCCTTGCCGAATCCCTATTTCAAGCATGTTTTCTGGGTTTTAGTATGTTGGGTGTAGACCCGCCACTTGTTCTCTGGTGCATAAGCATCAAGGTATCAAACCATAAATTTGGGGTCCTTACATGGTTGGTAGGGTTCTCTTTCATAACTTGTGTTTTCTCCTTCTGGTTGAAGCCACCGCCTGGGATCTGCGTGGGACCCTGGACCCCTGCACGCCTGGACCCCCTGGACCCCCCGGACTCCCCGGATCCCCCCGGACGCCTGGATCCCCGGACTCCTGGATCTCCCTGGACGTCGGAACCCCCGGACCCCTGGACATCTGGACACACGCCCCTCCAGCACCCTCCAGCTCTAAAATCGTAAGtggccagacacacacacacacacacacacacacacacacacacacacacacacacacacacacgtagctgATAGGACTGGGCGGCTATCCAGACCACTCTGCCAGACAGACGGCTGGTTCCGACCCCCCGGGGGTGGGTGTCCAGCGAGCCGTGCCACAGGCTGACCCGGGGCTTGTGTTCAAGAGATGGGAACCCCAGCCCCTTGTGTTGTCTCTGCagcaaaaaaagaattctatagATGGCTTCGAGTGTGGGACCCCCAAAGAATGTCTTCTTTTTCACTCTTCCAAATGAATGGTCCTTTCATTACTGAGTCTCTCTTTGGCCTTGTGCCGCAGGGCCAGACTAGCGTGGAAGGGCCCTTGTGAGCTGGGGGCCTTCGAGGGGCGGAGGAGAAAACGCAGGCCGAGGACCAGCCTCTAACATGGGCTTCGAGCTCCAATGACCTGTGCTTACCCCCTCAAAATGTCTGGAAAATGTAATGGGCAGGTTTTCTGTCTTCAAAGTTTCCGGCTAAACCTCTTCAAGTTCTTTATTGTTTGAGACTGAGACACTCAGCGATGGTAATGGGggctttcttttgtatttgcctTGAAAggccaaaatatttttatattgctgTAGACAAAGCCACCTATTTAAAAATGAACTCTGTGTCGGTCGTTTCCCACCGCGAAAACTGTATCGTGTATGTCTCTGTGTATTCTGGGGTCTTGAAACAGGTTTCTCATGGGGTTGGCCATCCACTGGGGTCCAGCGCCCGCCTCGCCAAGGGGAGGGGGCCCCCCAATTTCGGGTCTGCTCCCGCCGTGTCTAGGATGCGGACCCTTAGAGAACGGCATAGTAAAGGAACAGAAACCACATCCCTACTCTGCATCTGTCATGTGTGTTTCTGGGTTGTGGGTATGAAAATGGTGATGGTGAACGTGGTGGGCAGAAGCCAGGAGAGTGTGTCTTAGTGTCTTTCTTGGGAGGCTGGCCTTGGCTACTTTCCGTCACAGATGATGGGGTGAGCCAAGCCAGCGTGGAGGAGAGAGTAGACCCAAAGACAGATCCACAAGCGAGCAAGGCAGGTTGAGGATCTACCCATCCCTCCTCGGACCCACGCCCATCAAGATAACCACCCGTAAAATACTGAATCCTTACATACTTAGGGCCACACAGAAACTGGCACCCGATTTATAATGGGCCAGATAGTATGTCATTTGGATGCAGGTCTCTGAGGCCTGTTGATAGAAGAATAAGACAGAAAGTTAAAACCAAAGGGCGAGGAAAGGGTAACAACTTGACAGAATTagctagaaaagaagaaaagtggacAGGGggaatggcccaagtggtagatccCTTACCTTggaagtgccaggccctgagtgcaaaccctggCCGCAGATCAgatccccacccacccacccgcacccacccgccctccctcccctcccccactgcagtATGTTAACGAATAATAGATGGACACAGACAGGAGCGAGCGTCCCTCcaggaacagaaaggaaagggctAGGCCAGACAAGCACACTAGTTAATTCCCATCTGTGCTTCTGAGAGGGACGAGGACCCAACCAAGAGGCTGGCCACACACAGCCCGGCCCATGAGAGAGGACTTGAGGAGGCCCGGACGGGACACCCATTAACAGCAGATTATAATGTATCCAATTAGGTGCACCTGCCCTCTGCAAGTGTAGAAATCAGTatttaaatagaaagaaagactGAATGGCTGCgcgaatgcatgaatgaatggatgagaaAAAGATTTGTATTCACCGATGAGGGGGGTGGTATCGGAGCACTCCGAGAGTCGCCTGACCCTTGGCTAATCTCTCAAAGAAAGAAGGCTTGAAAGAGTGATAGAAACAataagatgggggaaaatgaaaagggagaaggaacaaGAAGCAGACAAGATAATAAGAGGAGCAATTGTTAACGAGAGGGGAGTTGTTTAGCGCAAGTAATGAACATTAAATCCAAATTGTACCCTTGGGCTGGCATGTAGCTCGGTGGCATTGTTGGGGGGCGCATGTGGCAGGCTGTGGGGTCCGTTCCCAGCACCACAAGACAAATGGACCAAATGGCAGTCCTCAAGTTCAGGAATAGTAATAAATATGGTGGAAATAAAAGATAGGAGCAATAGATAGACGTAGGCCGGCCGAGCGAACAGGAAAAGGAGCTGGAAAAAAAAGGCGAGAATGAAAAGAGGAAAGCTGTAGAACAAAACTAAAGTTAATTGTACAGAAAAGGCACTTCCTGCATAAGTAATTAATAAATGTAATAAGCATTCATTAGgtgtaataaataataacagtTGGCATTTATCAGTAAAAGAGCAAATCtctaaaaggagaaataaattgaGGCATAACGGAGGGAAGGAGAGGCGATGGTTTTAATGAATCCACTTCACTCAAGTCTAGAAACAATGGAAGAACGCAAAACCGAAAGCAAGaaaggagaggggcaggggaaaTTAGGATGAGACAGGCATACACAATAACATCGAGTGCCTAAATAAACTCATAAATAAGTGAGAGACAGGGCCatacaaatacaaaaaagaagGTAGCAAGAATTCAAGGATTCTTGAATCAAAGATTATTTGCATCATCAAGATTTGAAAAACCAGGCTCCTGAGATTGTTACATAAATCCTAAACCAAATCACCAGTACAAGGAATTAAGGAACAAAAGAGAACCCCACACAGACCTGTGCTGACAAGGCTCAGGGAATCTCAGATTGTGGTTAATCCAATTCCATGCACCTGAGGtccataaataaaagaataaatattcaaatgaaggagtgacagaaagaatgaatgaatacatgaatgactgaattaaaaatggaaatgccCCCCAGGGCCAGGAGCAGATTACCCGGGGGACTTTTGCTTATCTTATCCTAAGCACCTGGGGTCCTTaagagttagaaaacaaaaaagagcgaAGGAAGCaaccaaatgagaaaaagaaaataaacaccagTCGTGCACTAACCAACATCTGTAAGAGAACAGTCTCTTAAGATTAGTAATGAGGTTGTCATCAATCCTCAAGATAGATGAGATAATTCAGACCCAGGTTTCTTAGGGGAAGGCAGAAGAGAATTaccaaaaaaatatttaagaaggaaaagataaTAAACCAATAACCAGAGTGATAAATGGATAATTAAGAGAAGTTGTCTAAACAGGGATGAAAATAAGTTCGCATATATCCTCGTTAAATAGATAAATACATTATTCccttgaaatgaaaaatagaaaaagtccCAGCCCACAAATGAAGTTCCATCCTCTAGCACCGTAATAAACTATGTTACAATTGAGGTGCATAAATAAACGCAAAAGTACTTAACTGTAAAAAGTGACTAAATACAGGGGTGCCGGCGGATGTCCGCGTCGGTGATGTTTTGACCGTTCCATCAGTTAGTTCACAAGTGGTGAGGATGTTGACGAGCAAGGCTCAGCCCTGATTCTGGGCATCCAGATTAATGACAAGGAGCGAGCGCAGGGAAGAGcgagaggaagggaggcagacGCGACGTAGAGAGCTAGGAACCGAGCAGTGGGCCTTGTGAGGAGGGCTCTTCACAGTCCCAGAGATACCCGCCCGTGAAACGGGGGCTATTGGTGCCTACAAATCTGAGCGAGCGAGTGAACGGATGGATGGACCAGGGGAGGCATGTAGGAAGAGAAGGAGGCCAGGGAAGGAAGGTCTTCCTGTCCAGCTCTGGTCCCTGGCTGGCTGCAGATGCCTGCGGGAGGGCCGGTCCTGAGCCCGCCCCGGCAGGGCAGAGCTGGCGCAGGAACGCCTTGGCCTTGGCGTGCCGTGGCGATGTCCTGCTTGTATGATGGGCCATTCCACTCCCGCTCTCTCATCCTCCGTGGGCTCACCTGTCAACGCAGGTGGCCGCACCCCTCCCGGTGTAGGGGGACCCCCGGGGCGCAAGTCATGCCCTCGCCTCCAGTGCCCTTTCCGAAGCCCCGGGCGGGCTGCAGACAGCTGCATGGACAAGGGGTGTTCAGCCCAGTGGGCATCTCACGCTTCCCTGGGCTGGGGTCACCTGTGAGTCTTCAGGTAGGGGGCTTGGTGTAGCCTGTCAGAGAGCAGCCAGGATTCGGGAGGGGGTGGCCTGCTTCCTTCCTGCCGTCTTGGGAGTGGCAGGTAAGACAGCGGTTTGGGGGGACCCAGGAGCCCAGGGACCCGGGTGCCCCGGGCAGAGCACCAGGAACCTTGTCCTTGCAACTCTCTGATAGAAGCCCGTCGGGAATCCTGGGCAGGTGTACCTCAAGCTAGGCTTAGAGACCCCAATCCCGGCTGCCCTGAATACCTGGCACCCCGGAGCCCGTTTCAAGGCCTGTTTTCCTGACTGTTTTCCCATGTGCTCTGTACTTCTTGGAAAATGCCTTTGTTGGAACTGTGTTGACTCGCCCTGGGGGGTCTGCGTGGGGAGCCGGGGGGAGTTGTTTGTGCTGATGTCCACCCCCACGCTCCGGGAACCCTGTCTCTGTGGAGTTTCCTTTCTTTGTAGTGGACAAGGCGTATgcatttgtgtgttgtgtgtgtgtatccgtCCTCAAAAACAAGGACCGAAGGCTTCCAAATTCCTCTTTGGGGCATGAACAAAGCCCGGGGGGGGGCAGGATTCGGGGAGCATCTGCATGCTAGGAAGGTGGGCAGATGGCGAGGGGCTCTGGGGAGAGCTGCTTGCCGTCTAGGGTGGCGCCGAGGGAGGCCTGACCTTAGCCCAGGACTGAGGCTGTAGGTGAGGAAGCACAGAGGCAgacggagggcgggggggggggtctccc
This window harbors:
- the LOC125363188 gene encoding cuticle collagen 13-like, yielding MGGLPPHQASRTLPRPSPPWLTPHRLPHSTEKQMTPSAGPKSSHGRHPGPWRTRAPPRASSPRASVEATAWDLRGTLDPCTPGPPGPPGLPGSPRTPGSPDSWISLDVGTPGPLDIWTHAPPAPSSSKIGQTSVEGPL